In Engraulis encrasicolus isolate BLACKSEA-1 chromosome 24, IST_EnEncr_1.0, whole genome shotgun sequence, a single genomic region encodes these proteins:
- the si:ch211-125o16.4 gene encoding neuroblast differentiation-associated protein AHNAK, whose amino-acid sequence MKMNGEVKGEGISADVSLGDANVGVGGGALISAEPSISKMIGLKEGDEIVAATIHLDHLAKDDVMKVLKMLEPYDDKLEIKTKSSLGIDLNGPSLANGLDGGAKFTMPTVGLAGPQVKGAALDGTIQSPDLSITAPTLETPDVSVNVDKPEVNTKGLKYKPPKFTMPNFHLPAKKPKVTTPELSLEAPGLDAEVKTPDVDVTLPKVDVDGPDVDVEAPSGRFKWFTLPKPKWGHSRPAIKTDVDMDLETPDVSVSGPKVDVDLPDAKVDVPKAEIETTDVDIEAPSHKFKFPKLKKLKLGKLKGPDVDIEADTPDLDVSVPKIEADLSSPEVDVKLPSADISGPDIDADIDVKAPSGKIKFPTLKKPNFKLKPKVTTPDVDIDADIKAPEVNANLETPDIDVSLPKAEIDGPDIEVKAPDVDIDPPSSKFKINWPKMPKLNLGKHKSPSFEVDADVELPDGDVTLPKADVTMPDVDVKTPDLNLDVDVPDASLKGPEVDVSAPDVDIEAPSSRFKMPSIKWPKLNLSGPKVKTPDVDLDADLKAPEVDVSLPKVEAGLDAPSVAVSVPDVDIAAPDLSLSGPNIDVDVPDASLKVPEVDVETPDLDLDAPSKKIKLPSFKWPKFGAKAKAPEVDIDADVKAPDVDLSVPKVEAGLDLPKVDIDLPKPDVDLKTPDLNLDVDLPDASLKAPEVDIKAPDVDIEAPSSKFKLPSFNLPKLNLSGPKVKAPEVDIDADLKAPGVDVSIPSVEAGLDAPKVDIDLPKADVDLKTPDINLSAPTLDVDLPDASLKAPEVDIKAPDVDIEAPSSKFKLPSFNLPKLNLSGPKVKAPEVDIDADLKAPDVDVSIPSVEAGLDAPKVDIDLPKADLDLKTPDLNLSAPTLDVDLPDASLKAPEVDIKAPDVDIEAPSSKFKLPSFNLPKLNLSGPKVKAPEVDIDADVKAPDVDLSVPKVEAGLDLPKVDIDLPKADVDLKTPDINLSAPKVEGDLSAPTLDVELPDASLKAPELDIKAPDVDIEAPSSKFKLPSFNLPKLNLSGPKVKAPEVDIDADLKAPDVDVSIPSVEAGLDAPKIDIDLPKADVDLKTPDLNLSAPTLDVDLPDASLKAPEVDIKTPDVDIEAPSSKFKLPSFNLPKLNLSGPKVKAPEVDIDADLKAPDVDVSIPKLEADLSAPALDADLPKLDASVEAPDLNLSADVDLPKADLTAPDVDLKAPDVDIETPKLKMPHFKLPKLNLTMPKIKAPSASVDVPSVDAEVSAPAVDLPQVDVDAPSVDLKAPDVNVSLPKVDVKAPSVDINAPDVSADVEVKTPDLEANIESPDVDLKVPDVDVDPPSGKFKMPHIKWPKFGFSGSKGKEPNLDVSVAPEVDVEADLKAPNVDLSASAPDVDVSLPKADIDVDAPDVSVETSKPKFKFLTLKKLSGPKIKAELDGEADAGVELSEEGIPLFKTHRLPLNTIQNALEFTGAVNLESDPVDPEFKTSRSKSGSIGNLLGQAQAAAGPIDIKERLRLFASRSSLDKSIDGDSSPVVEVSTPSLEVSPSADVSLNLPAVEIDADAGGDSPTKIKRGTFKVAKPESGSNCPVIESSEKSENEKLSISLSNMLGLPTKGDSDGDS is encoded by the exons ATGAAAATG AATGGGGAAGTAAAAGGGGAGGGCATCTCGGCTGATGTATCCCTGGGAGACGCTAACGTGGGCGTAGGGGGAGGAGCCCTGATCTCTGCAGAACCGTCCATCAGCAAGATGATTGGCCTGAAAGAAG GAGATGAGATTGTTGCTGCTACCATCCACCTGGACCACCTGGCAAAAGATGACGTCATGAAGGTTCTGAAGATGTTGGAGCCATACGACGACAAATTGGAGATCAAGACTAAATCCAGTCTTGGAATCGAT CTCAATGGGCCTTCTTTGGCGAATGGACTTGACGGCGGGGCAAAGTTCACCATGCCAACTGTTGGTCTTGCTGGACCGCAGGTCAAAGGAGCTGCGTTGGACGGCACCATTCAGAGTCCCGATCTTAGCATCACTGCTCCAACATTGGAAACCCCGGATGTGTCTGTCAACGTGGACAAACCAGAAGTCAACACCAAGGGACTCAAATATAAACCTCCAAAGTTCACCATGCCAAACTTCCACTTGCCCGCAAAAAAGCCAAAAGTTACAACCCCAGAGCTCAGTCTTGAAGCCCCGGGTCTTGATGCAGAAGTGAAAACTCCAGATGTCGATGTCACCTTGCCAAAAGTGGACGTCGACGGCCCAGATGTGGACGTCGAGGCGCCGTCCGGGAGGTTCAAGTGGTTCACACTGCCAAAGCCAAAGTGGGGTCACTCCCGACCTGCCATTAAAACAGATGTCGATATGGATTTAGAAACCCCAGATGTGAGTGTGTCTGGTCCAAAAGTTGATGTGGATCTGCCCGATGCCAAGGTCGATGTTCCCAAAGCTGAGATTGAGACTACCGATGTTGACATTGAGGCTCCATCACATAAATTCAAATTCCCAAAGCTGAAGAAGCTCAAGCTAGGTAAACTCAAAGGACCAGATGTGGACATTGAGGCAGACACCCCAGACCTGGATGTTTCCGTGCCAAAGATTGAGGCTGACCTGAGCTCACCTGAAGTCGATGTAAAGTTACCATCAGCTGACATCAGTGGTCCAGATATAGATGCTGATATTGACGTAAAAGCCCCATCAGGAAAGATAAAGTTTCCCACTCTAAAGAAGCCCAACTTCAAACTGAAACCAAAGGTGACTACTCCAGATGTGGACATTGATGCAGACATCAAAGCCCCTGAGGTCAATGCAAATCTTGAGACACCAGACATAGATGTAAGTCTTCCAAAGGCAGAAATCGATGGACCGGACATTGAGGTGAAAGCTCCGGATGTAGATATTGATCCTCCCTCTTCTAAATTCAAGATCAACTGGCCCAAGATGCCCAAGCTGAACCTTGGAAAACACAAATCACCAAGCTTCGAGGTTGATGCAGATGTTGAGTTACCTGATGGGGATGTAACGTTGCCTAAGGCAGATGTCACAATGCCTGACGTGGACGTCAAAACACCAGACCTCAACCTTGATGTTGATGTGCCTGACGCAAGCCTCAAAGGCCCTGAGGTCGACGTCAGTGCCCCAGATGTCGACATTGAGGCTCCATCAAGCAGGTTTAAGATGCCCTCAATTAAATGGCCAAAACTTAACCTATCTGGACCGAAAGTGAAAACCCCAGATGTTGATCTTGATGCAGATTTAAAAGCACCAGAAGTGGATGTCTCATTACCCAAAGTTGAGGCAGGCCTAGATGCCCCTAGTGTAGCTGTAAGTGTTCCAGATGTTGACATTGCTGCACCAGACCTCAGCCTTTCTGGCCCCAACATAGATGTTGATGTGCCAGATGCAAGCCTCAAGGTACCAGAGGTAGATGTGGAAACACCAGACCTCGACCTTGATGCACCATCAAAAAAGATCAAGCTGCCATCATTTAAATGGCCGAAATTTGGAGCAAAGGCAAAAGCACCAGAGGTTGACATTGATGCAGATGTTAAGGCCCCAGATGTAGATCTGTCAGTCCCCAAAGTAGAAGCAGGACTTGATCTTCCTAAAGTTGATATCGATTTACCCAAGCCTGACGTAGACCTCAAAACACCAGACCTCAACCTTGATGTCGATCTACCTGACGCAAGCCTTAAAGCACCTGAGGTCGACATCAAGGCCCCAGATGTCGACATTGAAGCCCCATCAAGCAAGTTTAAGCTGCCCTCATTTAATTTGCCAAAGCTTAACCTATCTGGACCAAAAGTGAAAGCACCAGAGGTTGACATTGATGCAGATTTAAAGGCACCAGGTGTAGATGTGTCCATACCCAGTGTTGAGGCAGGCCTAGATGCTCCTAAGGTTGATATCGATTTACCCAAAGCTGACGTAGACCTGAAAACACCAGACATCAACCTCTCTGCACCAACACTAGATGTTGATCTGCCTGACGCAAGCCTCAAAGCACCCGAGGTCGACATCAAGGCCCCAGATGTAGACATTGAGGCCCCATCCAGCAAGTTTAAGCTGCCCTCATTTAATTTGCCAAAACTTAATCTATCTGGACCCAAGGTGAAAGCACCAGAGGTTGACATTGATGCAGATTTAAAGGCACCAGATGTAGATGTGTCCATACCCAGTGTTGAGGCAGGCCTAGATGCACCTAAGGTTGACATCGATTTACCCAAAGCAGACTTAGACCTAAAAACACCAGACCTCAACCTCTCTGCACCAACACTGGATGTTGATCTGCCTGACGCAAGCCTCAAAGCACCTGAGGTCGACATCAAGGCCCCAGATGTCGACATTGAAGCTCCATCAAGCAAGTTTAAGCTTCCCTCATTTAATTTGCCAAAGCTTAATCTATCTGGACCTAAAGTAAAAGCACCAGAGGTTGACATTGATGCAGATGTTAAGGCCCCAGATGTAGATCTGTCAGTCCCCAAAGTAGAAGCAGGACTTGATCTCCCTAAGGTTGATATTGATTTACCCAAAGCTGACGTAGACCTCAAAACACCAGACATCAACCTTTCTGCACCAAAAGTTGAAGGTGACCTCTCTGCACCAACACTAGATGTTGAACTGCCTGACGCAAGCCTCAAAGCACCTGAGCTCGACATCAAGGCCCCAGATGTCGACATTGAGGCTCCATCCAGCAAGTTTAAGCTGCCTTCATTTAATTTGCCAAAACTTAATCTATCTGGACCCAAGGTGAAAGCACCAGAGGTTGACATTGATGCAGATTTAAAGGCACCAGATGTAGATGTGTCCATACCCAGTGTTGAGGCAGGCCTAGATGCACCTAAGATTGACATTGATTTACCCAAAGCAGACGTAGACCTGAAAACACCAGACCTCAACCTCTCTGCACCAACACTGGATGTTGATCTGCCTGACGCAAGCCTCAAAGCACCTGAGGTCGACATCAAGACCCCAGATGTCGACATTGAGGCTCCATCCAGCAAGTTTAAGCTGCCCTCATTTAATTTGCCAAAACTTAATCTATCTGGACCAAAAGTAAAAGCACCAGAAGTTGACATTGATGCAGATTTAAAGGCACCAGATGTGGATGTGTCCATACCAAAACTGGAGGCCGACCTCAGCGCTCCAGCTCTCGACGCTGATCTGCCAAAATTAGATGCCAGTGTTGAGGCACCGGATTTGAATCTCTCTGCAGATGTAGACCTCCCAAAAGCAGATCTAACAGCACCAGACGTAGATTTAAAGGCCCCAGATGTAGACATTGAAACCCCTAAGCTAAAGATGCCTCACTTTAAGCTACCTAAGCTCAACCTGACAATGCCAAAGATAAAAGCACCCAGTGCCAGTGTCGATGTGCCATCTGTTGATGCTGAAGTAAGTGCACCAGCAGTTGATTTGCCCCAGGTCGATGTCGATGCCCCCAGTGTTGACCTGAAAGCCCCAGATGTTAATGTGAGTTTACCGAAAGTTGATGTCAAAGCCCCCTCTGTAGATATTAATGCTCCTGATGTAAGTGCAGATGTAGAAGTGAAAACACCAGATCTTGAAGCCAACATTGAGAGTCCAGACGTGGACTTGAAAGTCCCAGATGTTGACGTTGATCCCCCCTCAGGAAAATTCAAAATGCCCCACATAAAATGGCCAAAATTTGGTTTTTCAGGATCAAAAGGGAAAGAGCCTAATCTGGATGTCAGTGTAGCACCTGAGGTGGATGTTGAGGCCGATCTCAAGGCGCCCAACGTAGATCTGAGTGCTTCTGCCCCTGATGTAGACGTGAGCCTTCCCAAAGCTGATATTGATGTAGATGCACCTGATGTCAGTGTTGAGACATCGAAACCAAAGTTCAAATTCCTGACCCTCAAGAAGTTAAGTGGGCCAAAAATAAAAGCAGAGCTGGATGGAGAGGCAGATGCTGGCGTTGAGCTATCAGAGGAAGGAATACCCTTATTCAAAACACACAGACTGCCACTAAACACAATACAGAATGCCCTGGAGTTCACTGGCGCTGTCAACCTGGAGAGTGACCCTGTAGATCCTGAGTTCAAGACCTCAAGGAGCAAATCAGGCAGCATCGGTAACCTTCTTGGTCAAGCGCAGGCAGCAGCAGGTCCAATCGACATCAAGGAGAGGTTGAGATTATTCGCCTCAAGGTCATCGTTAGATAAAAGCATTGATGGTGATTCATCCCCCGTAGTTGAAGTCAGCACGCCCTCCCTTGAAGTATCCCCATCGGCAGACGTCAGCCTCAATCTCCCAGCGGTTGAAATTGATGCAGATGCAGGCGGTGACAGTCCTACAAAAATCAAACGTGGGACATTCAAAGTAGCAAAGCCAGAATCTGGCAGCAACTGCCCAGTGATTGAGTCATCTGAAAAGTCTGAAAATGAGAAATTATCAATTAGTCTCTCAAATATGCTCGGCCTCCCCACAAAAGGGGACTCAGATGGGGATTCCTGA